A genomic stretch from Leptospira andrefontaineae includes:
- a CDS encoding aspartate aminotransferase family protein, translating to MSTGFAISQYPDVKGVYKQLHDLIRQPIRSIKKNEMEKYLQEYFEKKCSKSKTMIAEASEYIPGGVQHNLAFNYPFPLVFTKASGAHLFDLDGNKYIDFLQAGGPTVLGSNPTNIRKQVVKLLETTGPVTGLFHEYELRLAEKIVEHMPSVQMFRMLGSGTEACMASIRVARLATKKKNIVKMGGAYHGWSDQLAYGLRLPGTRHFESHGIPKHVFKYTQEFYPNDLNALERTLKRNRWRGGTAAVILEPIGPESGTRPIDMDFNKGVRELCDKYGALLIFDEVVTAFRIGLSGAQGYYGVTPDLTVFGKVVAGGYPSAGGLGGKKEYMKYLSAGLQTGVKKALIGGTMAANPLSSAAGYYTLLEIEKQKACEKAGRAGDRITAGLQKLIKKYNLPFVAFNQGSICHLETVGTMLLEIDIKKFWKIKSTIKEAHTRKKAMEEMGAAYMAEGIVTLAGSRLYTSAADTDAVIDDALKRFERVFQKVEGV from the coding sequence ATGTCTACCGGCTTCGCAATTTCTCAATACCCAGACGTAAAAGGGGTTTATAAGCAACTTCACGACCTGATTCGCCAGCCAATTCGCTCCATTAAGAAGAATGAAATGGAGAAATACCTTCAGGAATATTTTGAAAAGAAATGCTCTAAATCCAAAACTATGATCGCGGAAGCTTCCGAATATATCCCGGGGGGAGTGCAGCATAACCTTGCATTCAATTATCCCTTCCCTCTTGTTTTCACAAAGGCTTCCGGAGCGCATTTATTTGATCTGGATGGGAACAAATACATAGATTTCCTGCAAGCTGGAGGTCCTACCGTTTTAGGAAGTAACCCTACTAATATTCGTAAACAGGTTGTTAAACTTCTGGAAACCACAGGACCAGTAACAGGTCTATTCCATGAATATGAGTTAAGACTTGCGGAGAAGATTGTGGAGCACATGCCTTCTGTGCAAATGTTCCGTATGTTAGGATCCGGAACGGAAGCATGTATGGCTTCTATCCGTGTCGCAAGACTTGCTACTAAAAAGAAAAATATTGTGAAGATGGGCGGAGCTTATCACGGTTGGAGTGATCAACTTGCGTATGGACTTCGCCTTCCAGGCACGAGACATTTTGAGTCTCACGGAATTCCTAAACATGTTTTCAAATACACTCAAGAATTCTATCCAAATGATCTAAACGCATTAGAAAGAACCTTAAAAAGAAATCGCTGGAGAGGCGGTACGGCTGCAGTTATCTTAGAACCGATCGGACCGGAAAGTGGAACTCGCCCTATAGATATGGACTTCAATAAAGGAGTCAGAGAACTTTGCGACAAGTATGGAGCATTACTGATTTTTGATGAAGTTGTTACTGCGTTCCGTATAGGCCTAAGCGGCGCTCAAGGGTATTATGGAGTCACTCCGGATCTAACCGTATTCGGTAAAGTAGTTGCCGGCGGTTATCCTTCCGCCGGTGGATTGGGTGGAAAGAAGGAATACATGAAGTATCTTTCTGCAGGACTTCAAACCGGTGTCAAAAAGGCACTGATAGGTGGAACCATGGCGGCAAACCCTCTTAGCTCTGCTGCAGGTTATTATACTCTTCTTGAGATCGAAAAACAAAAAGCCTGTGAAAAAGCGGGAAGAGCAGGAGATAGGATCACTGCAGGTTTACAAAAACTAATTAAGAAGTATAATCTACCTTTCGTAGCATTCAACCAGGGATCTATCTGCCATTTGGAAACTGTTGGAACCATGCTTTTAGAGATCGATATCAAAAAATTCTGGAAGATTAAATCCACGATCAAAGAGGCTCACACTCGCAAAAAAGCGATGGAAGAAATGGGTGCAGCATACATGGCAGAAGGTATTGTTACATTAGCAGGTAGCCGCTTATATACAAGTGCTGCGGACACAGATGCAGTGATCGACGACGCACTAAAAAGATTCGAGAGAGTTTTCCAGAAAGTCGAAGGTGTATAA
- a CDS encoding class II aldolase/adducin family protein, which translates to MKAPDSPMDLQKFLPQLVKEGILAKNGCASVKIGKSIWITPKKADLNTIGKKAKTALLEIPLEENQIFPKDIPDEAIQHLTLYLARPEFSVIIHSTQENVTTCSMAGTTVRPFLDDMAQIVGPNAKVVPNQKDEKGLKKIVSAISRRNAVYLQDVGALCAHKSLDDVHAVCMVLEKASKAFVESKILGGGKPVPWLEAEAIRFVYQRKYSKQAEKNRG; encoded by the coding sequence ATGAAAGCTCCTGATAGCCCGATGGATCTTCAGAAATTTCTCCCTCAATTAGTGAAGGAAGGAATTTTAGCTAAGAATGGATGCGCCAGCGTTAAGATTGGAAAAAGTATTTGGATCACACCTAAAAAGGCAGACCTAAACACAATTGGTAAAAAAGCTAAGACCGCTCTATTAGAAATTCCTTTGGAAGAAAATCAGATCTTTCCGAAAGATATTCCTGACGAAGCGATCCAACATCTTACTCTATATTTAGCAAGACCTGAATTCAGCGTTATCATTCACTCTACTCAAGAAAATGTGACGACATGCTCTATGGCGGGAACAACTGTACGTCCCTTCCTTGATGATATGGCCCAGATTGTAGGCCCGAATGCAAAAGTAGTTCCGAATCAAAAAGATGAAAAGGGATTAAAGAAAATCGTCTCTGCCATTAGCAGAAGAAACGCAGTATATCTTCAAGATGTGGGAGCGTTATGTGCTCATAAAAGTTTAGATGATGTTCATGCGGTTTGCATGGTTTTAGAAAAAGCAAGCAAGGCATTCGTAGAATCTAAAATTCTGGGCGGCGGAAAACCAGTTCCATGGTTAGAAGCAGAAGCAATCAGATTTGTTTATCAGAGAAAATACTCTAAACAAGCGGAGAAGAACCGAGGATAA
- the dinB gene encoding DNA polymerase IV, translating to MIRKILHVDMDAFYASVEQRDNPSYRGKPIIVGGPPDSRGVVCAASYEARKFGVRSAMPCSQAARLCPPGIFVTPRFEAYRKVSSKIRQIFLEYTDLVEMLSLDEAFLDVTQNKKNIPYASEVAKEIREKIFEETQLTASAGVSINKFLAKIATDQNKPNGMTIVRPEQIEKFIDSLDVSVFPGIGKVTLKKMHALGIKKGKDLKEKSLEMLGQNFGKSGRWFYAVCRGLDDRPVEPYRERKSLGAESTFAKDLENSSEIFRELADIAEELERRLLQKPFPGKTITLKVKFSDFTQKTRSITEDYSFLDKNELYRIGSKLLEEFILESGKSIFPIRLLGLSLSHPESLSKNSQIKTEDEEDLFPSLF from the coding sequence ATGATTCGAAAAATTCTACATGTGGATATGGATGCATTTTATGCTTCTGTAGAACAAAGAGATAACCCGAGTTATCGGGGCAAGCCAATCATTGTCGGAGGTCCTCCGGATTCCAGAGGAGTGGTATGCGCTGCAAGTTATGAAGCAAGGAAATTCGGAGTTCGATCTGCGATGCCTTGCTCTCAAGCGGCAAGACTTTGTCCCCCCGGGATTTTTGTAACTCCTCGATTCGAAGCATACAGAAAAGTATCTTCAAAGATCAGACAGATCTTTTTAGAATACACAGACCTCGTGGAGATGCTTTCTTTGGATGAGGCATTTTTAGACGTTACTCAAAATAAGAAAAATATCCCTTATGCAAGCGAGGTTGCAAAAGAGATCAGAGAAAAAATTTTCGAAGAGACTCAATTGACTGCATCCGCAGGAGTTTCCATCAATAAATTCTTAGCCAAAATTGCAACTGACCAAAACAAGCCGAATGGAATGACAATTGTTCGACCGGAACAAATCGAAAAGTTTATAGACTCACTAGATGTTTCCGTATTTCCGGGGATCGGAAAAGTTACATTAAAAAAAATGCATGCACTTGGGATTAAAAAAGGAAAAGATCTAAAAGAAAAAAGCCTCGAGATGTTAGGTCAAAATTTCGGCAAATCAGGGCGTTGGTTCTATGCAGTATGTAGAGGTTTGGACGATAGGCCGGTAGAACCTTACAGAGAAAGAAAATCTTTAGGTGCAGAATCCACTTTTGCCAAAGACCTTGAAAATAGTTCCGAGATATTCAGGGAACTTGCGGATATTGCCGAAGAGTTGGAAAGGAGACTTTTACAAAAACCTTTTCCAGGAAAAACAATCACACTTAAAGTGAAATTTTCAGACTTCACCCAAAAGACCAGAAGTATTACCGAAGATTATTCCTTTCTGGACAAAAATGAGCTATATCGGATCGGCTCTAAACTTTTGGAAGAATTCATATTAGAATCCGGTAAATCTATTTTTCCGATCCGTCTTTTAGGTTTAAGCCTATCTCATCCAGAAAGTTTGTCTAAAAATTCGCAGATCAAGACAGAAGACGAAGAGGATTTGTTTCCTTCTCTATTCTAA
- a CDS encoding LA_0442/LA_0875 N-terminal domain-containing protein produces the protein MGSSNIRICLLSVLLFFPLVELFAELQTIYMRNGQILRGEVIQQTATTMQIKMEDGKIKQLNKKEIQRVSYKEPTVQEKKESEEKLKQQTTVVEEPPAPTPEPTKKSEPEIDKNASPYAIDQTKRKDLEIYFGAGLGTYRPATENYFDHVSATFGNLLGGTPMQVDDPAYKRGLAYSMGAIYYWKKFAFGLSSIHFGGTTSERMVVYAGNSAIQEFKGTFPEKQNSLKLDVSYLAFSNQRVDIRPSFGYSQFWSKTVDNNTTANEYYANSLASAMKLNYDFLEILKGPSVGIKTTIRFGERWENRIELHYLSLTGTQYVSAVNTTATTDGTFFDYYRSDITTIWTAKGFNFSNKLFYRLTPTLSFWVGIQLFEWKYSINSTEQRFQGLGDAKFPPSIDTIVLNNFLVDAVAKSVPAASRSSSLEFGVLKRFEFSQ, from the coding sequence ATGGGAAGTTCCAACATAAGAATCTGCTTATTAAGTGTTTTATTATTTTTCCCGTTAGTCGAACTGTTTGCGGAACTTCAAACAATCTATATGAGGAATGGACAGATCTTACGGGGAGAAGTCATCCAACAGACTGCGACCACAATGCAGATCAAAATGGAAGACGGGAAGATCAAACAACTCAATAAAAAAGAGATCCAAAGAGTTAGCTATAAAGAACCTACCGTACAAGAAAAGAAAGAATCAGAAGAAAAATTAAAACAACAAACTACAGTTGTCGAAGAACCTCCTGCCCCAACCCCGGAACCGACTAAAAAATCCGAGCCGGAAATAGATAAAAACGCAAGCCCTTATGCGATCGACCAAACTAAAAGAAAAGATCTAGAGATCTATTTTGGAGCAGGTTTGGGAACTTATCGGCCTGCTACAGAAAATTATTTTGACCATGTAAGCGCAACGTTTGGCAACCTGCTCGGTGGAACTCCTATGCAGGTAGACGATCCTGCCTATAAGCGGGGCCTTGCTTATAGTATGGGAGCAATCTATTACTGGAAAAAATTCGCATTCGGATTATCTTCCATTCATTTTGGAGGAACAACTTCAGAGAGAATGGTGGTATATGCGGGAAATTCTGCCATTCAGGAATTTAAGGGAACGTTTCCTGAAAAGCAAAATTCTTTGAAGTTAGATGTCTCTTATTTGGCTTTTAGTAATCAAAGAGTGGATATAAGACCCAGTTTCGGATATTCACAATTCTGGAGTAAAACGGTAGATAATAACACTACAGCTAACGAATATTATGCGAACTCATTAGCATCGGCAATGAAACTTAATTATGATTTTTTGGAGATTTTAAAAGGACCTTCGGTTGGGATAAAAACGACAATTCGATTCGGAGAAAGATGGGAGAACCGGATCGAACTTCATTATTTATCTCTTACTGGGACGCAGTACGTTAGCGCAGTCAACACTACCGCCACTACAGATGGCACTTTCTTTGATTATTACCGATCCGATATAACTACAATATGGACAGCAAAAGGATTCAATTTTTCTAATAAACTATTCTATCGTTTAACTCCTACACTTTCCTTTTGGGTGGGGATACAATTGTTCGAATGGAAATATTCGATAAATTCTACAGAACAAAGATTCCAAGGATTAGGAGACGCAAAATTTCCACCCTCGATAGATACGATCGTTCTTAATAATTTTTTGGTCGATGCCGTTGCGAAATCCGTACCTGCGGCGAGTAGGTCCTCTTCTTTGGAATTTGGGGTGCTGAAACGATTTGAGTTCTCTCAATAA
- a CDS encoding TetR/AcrR family transcriptional regulator, whose product MAEFTSSKYNRDTFDKIPEEKRTRILSVAIAEFANRGFNNANTNIIAKKAGISVGSLYKYFDTKEDFFLTAVGYGIHQLEKTLEEVLSEESDLFGKIERILRIIQKHSRENRDIIRLYNEITAEGNSELIRGLSSDMESVSAKVYTSLLAEAKKSGSVGKDVDEKIFAFCIDNLFMILQFSYATEYYRERMKVYLGKDFDNDEKVVKGMMSFIRRALEKK is encoded by the coding sequence GTGGCCGAATTTACCTCTTCAAAATACAATAGAGATACTTTTGATAAGATCCCGGAAGAAAAAAGGACCAGGATACTTTCCGTTGCGATTGCAGAATTTGCAAACCGAGGTTTCAATAATGCAAACACGAATATTATTGCGAAAAAGGCCGGGATCAGCGTTGGGTCCTTGTACAAATACTTTGATACAAAAGAAGATTTCTTTCTTACTGCTGTCGGTTATGGGATCCATCAATTAGAAAAAACGTTAGAAGAAGTTCTTAGTGAAGAAAGTGATCTGTTCGGTAAGATTGAAAGAATACTAAGGATTATCCAAAAACATTCGAGAGAAAATAGAGATATTATCCGTTTATACAATGAGATCACTGCAGAAGGAAATTCGGAATTGATCAGAGGACTTTCCTCTGATATGGAAAGTGTTTCCGCAAAAGTATACACTTCTCTCTTGGCAGAAGCGAAGAAGTCCGGATCCGTCGGTAAAGATGTAGATGAGAAAATTTTCGCATTCTGTATCGATAATCTTTTTATGATACTTCAATTCTCTTATGCAACCGAGTATTATCGAGAAAGAATGAAAGTCTATTTGGGAAAAGACTTTGATAACGATGAGAAAGTTGTAAAAGGGATGATGTCTTTTATTCGTAGGGCGCTGGAGAAGAAATAG
- a CDS encoding ComF family protein has protein sequence MGKNTRGEFHLTPVYFMRSLFFLRLLDFFFPLHCGICGREDFFSLKIGLCKRCANATRTFEPAYRCNICSSPLSNSSDVCGFCDSRNVFFTRVFSLRDRNDLLGELLNKLKSNNEYPVSIFLSLGIRRTLRELKTLNMDACILLPSYSNGKIFNSDLRPFSPSSRLYEETRRILKIPLIDPLMKTSSERQAGKSFSERFFHAYSAWEIKPNWKDRCPSKILLLDDVFTTGASVNEACRILKKNGTKSVYVLTYLRVSD, from the coding sequence TTGGGAAAAAATACGCGTGGTGAATTCCATTTAACACCTGTTTATTTTATGAGATCTTTATTCTTTCTCCGACTCTTGGATTTTTTCTTTCCTTTACATTGTGGAATTTGCGGAAGAGAAGACTTTTTTTCCTTAAAAATTGGTCTTTGTAAAAGATGCGCGAATGCGACTCGAACTTTCGAGCCCGCTTATAGATGTAATATCTGCTCTTCTCCTTTGTCCAATTCCTCCGATGTTTGCGGATTCTGCGATTCCAGAAATGTATTCTTTACGAGAGTGTTCAGTCTCAGGGACAGAAATGATCTGTTAGGAGAATTATTAAACAAGCTGAAATCAAATAATGAGTATCCGGTTTCGATTTTCCTTTCTTTGGGAATCAGAAGGACCTTGAGAGAGCTAAAAACTTTGAACATGGATGCTTGTATCCTTCTACCCAGTTATTCAAATGGTAAGATTTTTAATTCGGATCTTAGGCCATTCTCTCCGAGTAGCAGATTGTATGAAGAAACAAGAAGAATATTAAAAATTCCTTTAATAGATCCGTTAATGAAGACAAGCTCCGAAAGACAGGCAGGTAAAAGTTTTTCTGAAAGATTTTTTCATGCGTATTCTGCTTGGGAAATTAAACCGAACTGGAAGGATCGTTGTCCTTCTAAGATATTATTATTGGATGATGTTTTTACTACCGGCGCAAGTGTGAACGAGGCCTGTCGGATTTTAAAGAAGAATGGTACAAAGTCGGTCTATGTTTTAACCTATCTCAGGGTTTCGGATTAA
- a CDS encoding RecQ family ATP-dependent DNA helicase, translating into MSANTGTVSSSIEDWKKILHTHFGFSQFRQGQWEAVQALLGRKDVLAILPTGGGKSLIYQLPSFAEANSLTIVISPLIALMKDQVDGLKARGIQAAYCNSTQDDLEQVRVLSSAATGKIRILYISPERAVSRSFLNLLPKLPVSLMAVDEAHCVSQWGHDFRPEYRKLHTLRSYLQEGTPWVALTATATDRVKKDISDSLGLKLPLHVQGTYARENLKFSVLYPDSEREKENLLLEILEKGNFQKSVSGKVIIYCSTRAKVDEIYELLRKSGYKAGKYHAGRTDSSREKAQEGYSSGKTNILVATNAFGMGLDSPNVRLVLHYQVPSSLESYYQEAGRAGRDGKNSDCVLFFLPGDLSVQSFLLSKEANYKGGETLLSHVKSYVSSPDCRQKILCDYFGEEISNCGSCDTCADSASSHSARLAYTERERLKAEKKKEKESHIFDPDEIKSVEGLISEYPAKFGKKIIAGTLRGAKSKDILRRRLDKSQYYSSLKHIPEESILKLLEDWQKVKKLSVKGDKYPKIYLTAFGKPKPSFDDPDKPRKKIPLSGDKLILNELKNFRDRIARRNKWKKFMVLQNPVLVRIVSQKPESLEDLMAIKGMGEAKVRQYGKEILAILEKF; encoded by the coding sequence TTGTCAGCAAACACTGGAACAGTCTCCTCTTCGATAGAGGATTGGAAAAAGATCCTACATACCCATTTCGGGTTTTCTCAATTTAGGCAAGGCCAATGGGAAGCTGTCCAAGCGTTATTAGGAAGAAAGGATGTACTCGCAATTCTTCCTACAGGTGGCGGAAAATCTCTCATCTACCAATTACCTTCCTTCGCCGAGGCAAATTCTCTTACGATAGTAATCTCTCCATTGATTGCTCTAATGAAAGATCAAGTGGACGGGCTAAAAGCAAGAGGCATCCAGGCAGCTTATTGTAATTCTACTCAGGATGATCTGGAACAAGTCAGAGTTCTATCTTCTGCTGCAACGGGGAAGATTAGAATATTATATATTTCTCCTGAACGAGCAGTTTCTCGTTCATTTTTGAATCTACTTCCAAAACTTCCAGTGAGTTTAATGGCAGTAGACGAGGCACATTGTGTTTCTCAATGGGGACATGATTTCCGGCCTGAATACAGAAAACTTCATACTTTGCGTTCTTATTTACAAGAAGGAACTCCCTGGGTTGCTCTTACTGCAACCGCGACAGACCGAGTCAAAAAAGATATATCGGATAGTTTAGGATTAAAACTCCCTTTACATGTACAAGGAACCTATGCCAGAGAGAATTTGAAATTTTCGGTATTATATCCGGATTCAGAAAGAGAAAAAGAGAATCTACTCTTAGAAATATTAGAAAAAGGTAATTTTCAAAAGTCGGTTTCTGGAAAAGTAATCATCTACTGTTCTACTCGTGCAAAAGTCGATGAAATTTATGAACTTCTCCGCAAATCGGGATATAAAGCAGGAAAATACCACGCAGGAAGGACCGATTCCAGCAGGGAAAAAGCACAAGAAGGATATTCATCAGGAAAAACGAATATACTCGTAGCCACAAATGCATTTGGAATGGGATTAGATAGCCCTAATGTAAGATTAGTCCTTCATTATCAGGTACCTTCTTCTTTAGAAAGTTATTACCAAGAAGCGGGAAGAGCCGGTAGAGACGGTAAAAATTCCGATTGTGTATTATTCTTCTTACCTGGCGATCTAAGCGTCCAGAGTTTTCTTTTATCTAAGGAAGCAAACTATAAGGGGGGAGAAACCCTACTCTCTCATGTAAAATCTTACGTAAGCTCTCCCGACTGCAGACAAAAAATCTTATGCGATTATTTCGGAGAAGAAATCTCTAATTGTGGGTCTTGCGATACTTGCGCGGACTCTGCCTCTTCTCATTCTGCAAGGCTTGCTTATACCGAAAGGGAAAGATTAAAGGCCGAAAAGAAGAAGGAAAAAGAATCTCATATTTTTGATCCGGACGAGATCAAATCTGTGGAAGGATTGATATCTGAATATCCGGCAAAATTCGGCAAAAAGATCATTGCAGGCACATTAAGAGGTGCAAAATCGAAGGATATACTTCGCAGAAGATTGGATAAGTCGCAATATTATTCTTCTTTAAAACATATTCCAGAAGAATCTATTCTCAAACTTTTGGAAGATTGGCAGAAGGTCAAAAAACTTTCAGTCAAAGGGGATAAATATCCTAAAATTTATCTAACTGCATTCGGAAAACCTAAACCATCTTTTGACGATCCTGATAAACCTCGCAAAAAAATACCTCTTAGCGGGGACAAACTCATTCTGAACGAACTCAAAAATTTCAGAGATAGGATCGCAAGACGTAATAAATGGAAGAAATTTATGGTGCTTCAAAATCCGGTACTTGTCAGGATTGTTTCCCAAAAACCGGAAAGTCTGGAAGACCTAATGGCGATCAAAGGTATGGGAGAAGCCAAAGTTAGACAATATGGGAAAGAAATTTTAGCTATTTTAGAGAAGTTTTAA
- a CDS encoding class II aldolase/adducin family protein — MEIDKAKKIVRDTGIRLLKSGLIARTWGNISQRIDENYFAITPTGRTYEDLTPEEIVQVNIDDLTHIGKIKPSYEKGLHSAAYKLRPNIGAVIHTHQLQAAVVAAARKDVPVLNPQMKKIIGGPVLCTNYSLPGTKKLIKMAIQALDKSGSKAVLLANHGTLCVGKDMEDAFQVALELERVCQLFIEKEFLKVSGYKKGDRDSIRSWYLKNYGLVKTA, encoded by the coding sequence ATGGAAATAGATAAGGCCAAAAAAATCGTTCGAGATACAGGGATCCGACTTTTGAAGTCCGGTTTGATCGCAAGAACTTGGGGAAATATCAGCCAACGTATCGATGAAAATTATTTTGCGATCACTCCTACCGGCAGAACTTACGAAGATCTTACTCCCGAAGAGATTGTACAAGTAAACATTGATGATCTTACTCATATCGGAAAGATTAAACCTTCTTATGAGAAAGGACTTCACTCTGCTGCTTATAAACTTCGTCCAAATATTGGTGCGGTAATTCATACTCACCAACTACAAGCTGCAGTAGTTGCAGCCGCAAGAAAAGATGTGCCTGTCCTAAATCCTCAGATGAAAAAGATCATTGGAGGACCTGTACTTTGTACCAACTATTCTCTCCCTGGAACTAAGAAACTGATCAAGATGGCAATCCAAGCATTGGATAAATCTGGAAGTAAAGCGGTTCTTTTAGCAAACCATGGAACTCTTTGTGTGGGAAAAGATATGGAAGACGCTTTTCAAGTTGCACTCGAACTAGAGAGAGTTTGCCAATTATTCATTGAAAAAGAATTCTTAAAAGTTTCCGGTTATAAGAAAGGAGATAGGGATTCCATTCGCTCTTGGTATCTCAAAAACTATGGACTGGTAAAAACAGCATGA
- the mnmC gene encoding bifunctional tRNA (5-methylaminomethyl-2-thiouridine)(34)-methyltransferase MnmD/FAD-dependent 5-carboxymethylaminomethyl-2-thiouridine(34) oxidoreductase MnmC — MIDWKENGTPVSREFNDIYFSPENGLEETRHVFLKGNRLEERLTSSEAHHTFSILELGFGTGLNFFAAWQLWRNCKNRSKQKVLRFTSFEKYPLERDDIRKAISAFPELSEQLELFLEKYKLLVPGCNTFLFEKESLVLDLWIGDAIRLLPETSGKFDTFFLDGFAPSKNPELWGENISLQLKRLSNKNASLATFTVARSVKDCLSGAGFTLSKVPGYGRKREMLVGVYESEPVADVNPIPFLRRISTSKIPEKVSILGAGLAGASIARALAWRGIQIEVWDDHNALRASSVPMAVSHPHITKGETPTSLWTLRCLGNSIRRYSDLLSKDSYQISGTLQLAGEDLPWARLEEGVKVHSLSRELAELKPELGKNFSEDTKGIYYPSGFWTDTPVLIEKLLDHPNIFLKQGKVGSIHFEKEEWTLFSENKEILSKTEVLILANSFGIESLLQGLWKESPFSLRSVRGQLEILEDPNIDSEKDPIYVGEKYLTPSKNRIRVNGSTFDEFDLDPKIRAKDREEILEYSQNTFQGIHWKQIKVRSDFVGIRSQTPDRFPIIGPVHSPEPFRKIYSGMSLPKNRKKEFPFLEPQKNLFVFGGLGSRGVLTSLLGGEILAEILLNEPLSIENSLYSSLHPSRFLYRKIRNQD, encoded by the coding sequence ATGATTGACTGGAAAGAAAACGGCACCCCCGTTTCCAGAGAATTCAACGACATATATTTTTCTCCAGAAAACGGATTGGAAGAAACCAGGCATGTTTTCCTAAAAGGAAACAGATTAGAAGAAAGATTAACTTCCTCCGAAGCGCATCATACTTTTTCCATTCTAGAATTAGGATTCGGGACCGGTTTAAACTTTTTTGCCGCCTGGCAACTTTGGAGAAATTGTAAAAACAGATCTAAACAAAAAGTTCTTCGATTTACGTCCTTCGAAAAATATCCATTAGAAAGAGATGATATTCGAAAAGCTATTTCCGCTTTTCCTGAACTTTCCGAACAACTCGAATTATTTTTAGAAAAATATAAGCTGCTCGTTCCTGGATGTAATACTTTCTTATTCGAAAAAGAAAGTCTGGTCTTGGATCTATGGATAGGAGATGCAATTCGACTTCTTCCGGAAACTTCCGGAAAATTCGATACATTCTTCTTAGATGGATTTGCTCCTTCTAAAAACCCGGAACTCTGGGGAGAAAATATTTCTCTTCAACTCAAAAGACTTTCTAATAAGAATGCAAGCCTTGCTACATTCACTGTAGCAAGATCCGTTAAAGATTGTTTGAGCGGTGCAGGTTTCACTCTTTCCAAAGTCCCAGGTTATGGAAGAAAAAGAGAAATGTTGGTAGGAGTATATGAGTCCGAACCAGTCGCTGATGTAAATCCAATTCCATTCTTAAGAAGAATATCCACTTCTAAAATTCCCGAGAAAGTATCCATCCTGGGAGCGGGACTTGCGGGAGCAAGTATTGCAAGAGCACTCGCATGGAGGGGAATTCAGATAGAAGTTTGGGACGATCATAATGCGTTACGCGCATCTTCTGTACCGATGGCAGTTTCTCATCCTCATATTACCAAAGGAGAAACTCCAACTAGTTTATGGACTCTACGTTGTCTCGGAAATTCCATCCGCCGTTATTCCGATCTTTTGTCCAAGGATTCTTACCAAATTTCCGGCACATTACAACTTGCTGGAGAAGACCTTCCTTGGGCAAGATTGGAAGAAGGTGTAAAGGTACATTCTTTATCCAGAGAATTAGCGGAGCTAAAACCGGAACTTGGAAAAAACTTTTCTGAAGATACAAAAGGTATCTATTATCCTTCCGGCTTTTGGACAGACACTCCGGTCTTAATAGAAAAACTTTTAGATCATCCGAATATTTTTCTCAAACAAGGAAAAGTCGGATCAATTCATTTTGAAAAAGAAGAATGGACATTATTTTCCGAAAACAAAGAAATTTTAAGTAAAACGGAAGTTTTGATCTTAGCAAATTCTTTCGGGATAGAAAGTCTATTGCAAGGTTTATGGAAAGAGTCCCCCTTCTCCCTTAGATCCGTTAGAGGGCAATTAGAAATATTAGAAGATCCGAATATAGATTCCGAAAAAGATCCGATCTATGTAGGAGAAAAATATCTAACTCCTTCTAAGAACAGAATTAGAGTAAACGGTTCCACTTTTGATGAATTCGATTTAGATCCGAAGATAAGGGCCAAAGATAGGGAAGAAATTTTAGAATACTCTCAAAATACATTCCAAGGCATTCACTGGAAGCAGATCAAGGTTCGTTCCGACTTTGTCGGGATACGATCCCAAACTCCGGATCGATTTCCAATCATCGGTCCGGTCCATTCTCCGGAACCTTTTCGAAAAATATACTCAGGTATGAGTCTTCCAAAAAACCGAAAGAAAGAATTCCCTTTTTTAGAACCGCAAAAAAACCTGTTTGTGTTCGGCGGTTTGGGATCCAGGGGAGTTTTGACTTCCCTATTGGGAGGGGAAATTTTGGCGGAGATTCTTTTAAACGAACCTTTATCTATCGAAAATAGCTTGTACTCTTCCCTGCATCCGTCAAGATTTCTATACCGCAAGATCCGAAATCAAGATTAA